The Bacteroidales bacterium DNA segment TGATTCACCAAGGATACTGTCGTAGTGATCATCTTCCAGTTTCTCAAAATCAATCCCGGCTTGTCTGATCATCATGGCCAGTTCGCGGGTAGTGAGCACATAATCCACATCCTGATAGCCGCTGTCTCTCATTTCTGGACGGGCAGCTTCATATTTTTTGGCAGTACAAGGCATAATGGAGACCACGATCATATCCTGTGCCTTGATGTTAACTTTTTGGGCATAATAAGTTTTTGCCAGTGCACCAAACATCTGCTGCGGCGATTTACAGGTGGAAAGGTTATCGAGCATGTTGGGGAAAATGTGCTCCTGGAACTTGATCCAACCCGGAGAGCAGGAGGTCATCATAGGTAAAACGACTTTTTCATCTTTATCAACCAGCGCCTTTTTCAATCTTGTGAGCAACTCGGTACCCTCTTCGATGATCGTTAAGTCGGCAGTAAAATCGGTGTCAAGCACTTTGTTAAATCCAATTTTTCGCAAAGCTGATACGAGTTTGCCTGTAACCCTCAATCCGGGATCAAAACCCAGGCTTTCGGCAAGGGCTACACGGACTGCAGGGGCAGTTTGAACCACTACAAATTTGTTCGGATCATAGATGTGATCCCAAACCTCTTCTATGTAGTTTCGTTCGGTGAGTGCTCCCGTAGGGCAGCGGTTGATACATTGCCCGCAATTGGTGCAGACTACATCATGCATTGGTTTGTTGAGGAAAGAAGAAATTCGTTGATGTTCTCCCTTGTTAACCACGGCAAGTGCACTGACGGCTTGCAGGTCGGCACAGGTGCGTACACAACGCTGGCAGCGAATGCACTTACTGTTGTCTTTAACAATGGATGGGGAACTGATGTCCGGAATCTTATCTTTTTCTTTCACAAGGTTGAGGAACACATGATCGCCAACACGGTACTCGCTGGCGAGATTTTGCAACTCACAATGACCATTTTTGAAACACTTTGTACAATCAGCATTATGCTCCGAAAGTAAAAGCTCAATGATATGTTTGCGAGAAGTTCTTACTTTCTTGCTGTTGGTGATGATTTCCATTCCTTCGGAAACCGGTGTTGCACAAGCCGCCGATAATAGTCTTGCCCCTTTTACTTCCACCACGCAAACACGGCAATTGCCGGCGACGTGAAGGTCGGGGTGATCGCAAAGGGTCGGAATACGGATATTCACTTTTCGCGCTGCCTGCAATATGGTTGTTCCCTCTTCTACTTGGACAGGTATATTGTTAATCTTAAGATTTACATGATATTTGCTCATTGTATTTTCTTTTTGGTATTAATAAATAATTTCTTCTCTGAAGTTATCCACGATCGAATTGAATGGATTAGAAACCGACTGTCCCAGGCCGCATTTTGCCGCAATTTTCATGGTAGCAGTGAGTTTTTTCAGGTCGTCGAGATAGGCAGGTGGTTTTTCTCCTCTTTTTACTGCTTCTATACCTTTGAGCAATTGCTGGCAGCCGACCCTGCACGGAGTGCATTGTCCGCAGGATTCCTCGGTGAAAAACTCCAGATAATCGTGTAACACATTGTACATCGAGCGGGTGCTGTTGAAGATCATCATTGAACCGCCGGTAGGTATCCCCTCAAATCCGATGATCGTATCAGCGAATTTTTTACGTGGCACACAATTCCCCGATGCTCCACCTACCTGAACGGCCTTGGCGTCGCCATCAGCAAACTCATCAACGAACTGTCCCAACAACATCCCCAGCTCCAGTTCATAAATCCCGGGGATGGGTGTATCGCCCGAAACACTGAAAACCTTTGATCCCCTTGAGTCTTTTGTGCCAAGTTCCTTAAATTTTTCAGGCCCCAATTTTGAGATCATGGTGACATAAACCAGTGTTTCGACATTATTGATAACCGTCGGTTTATTGTTATATCCTGATACAGTGGGATATGGAGGTTTATTTCTTGGTTCTCCACGGTATCCTTCCATGGATTCGAACAAGGCACTCTCTTCACCGCAAACGTAAGCGCCGCTACCAGAACGAAGATAAATTTTGAAATCCATTCCACGCTCTTCGATCGCACGGTTGAATTCATCAATCTTGTGTTGTAGCTTCTTCAATAAAAAATTATATTCACCCCTTAGATAAATGTAGCCTTCTTTAGCGCCTATCGCATGACTGCAGATAGCCATACCAACAAGCACCTTCTCGGGAACCGTGTCGAGAATCTCCCTGTCCTTGAACGTTCCTGGTTCTCCTTCATCGGCATTGCATATCACGTACTTCACGTCATTGTCTTCATTTCGGGTGAATTTCCATTTCAAACCGGTGAGAAACCCTGCGCCACCACGTCCCTTTAACCCTGAATCAATCAGGTCGAGAATAATCTCATCACCCGGACGCGACAATTCATTTTCAAGAATGGCCATTGGGTTGTAATCATCACCATTTTCAAAAATTATATCAACTTTCTTTAGTACTTTTTCCATAACGGATATTCTATTTTTTGGTTAATTGTTTGAAATTTAATGTCTTGAATATTCTTCAATGATTTCAATGGCTTTTTGAGGGGTGAGTTCCGGATAAACTTCATCGTTGACAAGCATTACCGGTCCTTTATGACACCAACCCAGGCAATTGGCCGTAAGCAAAGTAAATTTCCTGTCATGGGTTGTTTCACCTGCCTTGACTTTTAACATGTTTTCCAGTGCCAATAACACTTCGTCTTTTCCTTTCATGTGACATGTAATTGTTTTGCATACCCTGATGATATTTTTCCCACGTGGAATGGTGTCAAGAAAAGTATAGAATGACGCTGTACCATAAACGTCCGCGGCAGAGAGGTCAAACTCGCGTGCCACTGCGATCAGGGCATCTTCTGAAAGAAACCTTTCCTCCTTTACCACACCTTGCAGCACAGCCATCAAACTGTTGCGCTTTTTACCGTGCTGATGAACCAAATCCTTTACTAATAAATCGGTATTTGTCATTTTCTCAAAATTTGATTAATTAATATTTTGATTGATAATAGATTATAATTTTTGTTTGTTAACATGTTAACAGAAGCTGCAAAAATATAATTCTTTTTCAATCCATTAACAAGTTGATTCCAATTATTTTGAATTTTCAAGAAATTTATAATCAGTTTAAATTGTGATAGTTAAACCATAAGCATACTTTTAGTGTATCGTGCCAGACTAAATGATGAATTGTATAAAGAGTAACTGAGAATTATTCGGCTATTGCCGAAAGAAACATATTTCCACCGGTTGACTAACAGCGCTATTAAAGGCGGAAAAATTTATATTCGGTCATGTACATGGACAATTTGGACTGATGCACTCTACTAATTGGAATTTTAAGCTCGTTAAGATGAGAATGAGCTAAAATGCTTTGGATAGCACTGAATGGTAAGGTGAGGAAGGAGGAAAATGGGTTGAGATGTAAAATTAGTTTTGCATCCAATGCATTTATTTCACCAGCTCAAATTGTTTTTGAGTGATTAGTTGGTTGGCCAGGTAAAGCTGTGCTGAGTAAAACCCCGGCTCTCTTTTATCAGGTGAAATGGAAATAGAACTTTGGAGCGTGGCTATGGAATCGGCAGGCACAAAATCAAACCTTTTCTTGAAAAATGCCTGTCCTTTAGGATCAATCCATTCAATCCTGAACTTCAGTTCTTCGTCATCATCCATGGGCAGGTTCTCAAGGTTGGCCAAAACCTGCAGTTTCCCCTTCTTTTTAATTTTGAAAACGGAATCAATATCAACCGGTTCTCCTGTTTCCTTATCAACCCGTTTGCACAAAGTCAACGTTGCAGTCACGTCATCCTCAGAAGGATCTGACATTGTTACCAGGGTAAATTTCTTTTCAGCAATCAACTCCCTGAAATAATAAAGCTTCAACTGGTAATCGCCTGGTTGTCTAACCTCTGGAGCGATGGAAATTGAACTGCTGATAGTTGAAGTCGAATCGCCTGGTGAGAGCGTTACAGGTTTTAAAAACAGTGATTTTCCGTCGGGTTTTATCCAGTCGAAATGGAACATCAAAGCGCGATTACCATGGGTGAAAGCATTCTCCAGGTCAATCACTGCACGGAGGTTTTCCTTCTCCTTAATTTTGAACACCGTCCCTGCTCCCACCGGTTTCCCTGTTTTCTTGCTTATTTTCCTGCAAAGGGTGATCGTTGCTGAAATGTCATCCGGGCTTTTAGGAGGATAGATGATTGTTTGATCTTCATCTGCAAAAGGTACGCTGCTTCTGCTTGAACACCCCGAAATTGCTACCAGGGTAACAAAAAGACCAATTAAAAAAATCGCTGAATAAACTGATTTTTTCATTTTCCCCGGTTTTAGATCATTTGGATGATAAAATTATTACTCCGTCGCTTGACACCATAAAACCACTTGCAAAGCGGAAGCATGATCAGCAGCATGATTGCCAGGCCGATCAGTGCAGTAGTCACCCCACCTTCACGGTAAATCGATGGAAAAATTCGTGTGAATACCCCAAGAATTGCAAGGTGGATACCATAGAAAAACATGGGCACTTTACCCGGGATGCTGAATATTTTAAGGAGGTTTGGAGCTACTTTCCCGATTGCAATAAAAATGGTTACTCCCAGCACTACCAAAGCAAAGAACCATAGGTTCATAAAAAGGCTTGGCGGATATTTCTGATCAATCAAAAAGGAGTAGGAAAAAAAATCGGAGAATGGTTCAATGTTTCCAAACCCGCGCTGCATCCTGATAAATATGGCAAGAGCAAACGATGCTGATGCGATACCCAGTCCCATCGCAATTCTCCTTCCATCGGTTTTCCAGAGTTTCAGCCAGCCATTAGCCATCACGGAACCCAGCAAAGCAAGGGCAAACCAGGGCAGAACAGGGTATTTATTGAAATCGCCTGAAACCACAAATGTTTGCATGAGAGTATTTTCCCAAACTACTTCTGTGTTGTAGGAAATCCCGAGTAAAAACGGATGAGTCAACAATGCAGCAAGTCCTATCATCAGCCTGACATACCACGGTGTATTGATGACAAGCGTAAGTAAGATCATCGAAATTCCAATGCTTGCAATAATTCCGAGGTGCCAGGGCAAAAATCTTTCGAAGCCACCCCAGGAGGAATTGACCCAGGTCATTTGGATCAAAACCAAAAACAGCCCACGCTGTAAAAAGTGCCATCTCGCCGACCAATCCGATGAACCCTTGGCTCTTCGCTGATTATACGACCACCAGACCATAGCCCCGGCCATCATCAGGAAGCCGGGAGCACAGAGGTAACCTGCATAACGAAGCAAAAATTGCGGCAATGAAGGGAACAACGGGTCAAAAGGATCGAGAGACTTCCAGATAGCATTAAAATAATAAGAGGTGTGACCAAGTAACATGAGTACCCCAATAAATCCACGGAACCGGTCAATGAAATCAAAACGCTGCTTTTCTGTGGGTTTGTTGCTCAAAGTATTATGAATTAACTTGTTTTACAGGCACTTGATACACTTTTTTTAAAATTACCTCATTTCATGGTGATCTACCTATTTCCCAACCGGCATTTCAGATGTTATGACAAGCAGTCCTTCCTCCTCATCAGCAATGTAAACATCATACCATTGGTCTCGCTTATGGACATCCAAACCGTAAGCACCCTCAGAGTCAACTTTACCAATTAGTTTTGGCATGGTGACATCAGCCACGTCTATAACCTGAAGCCCACCCTTACGTGCAGCGAGGAATATTTTCTGATCTTTGTAAACTAATGCTTTAGCATACCCACTATGATAGAAACTTCCAACAATATGAATGTTAGTTGTGTCAGAAAAATCAACAATTTGCAATCCAGAATTTCCGCAGGCTAAAAAGGCAATCGAACCAACATCTGACACAGCAACAGCTTCAGCATTTCCGGGTGTGTCGCACCAGCCAACAAGCGGGTACAAACCACCGCCGATGTCGGAGATATCAATAACAGATAATCCCATTTCGCCGCATGCAACCAGCAGATAGGCGCTGTCGGCAGTGTTGGCTGATCCATAGCTATAGCCAATAGTAGTCACACGACCAAGATTGTCGGGTTGTGTTGGAAAGCTGATATCCGAAATCTGAACGCCTAATTCACTTGTTGCCGTTAACAAAAAATCTCCCATAATATGCAGCCCTCTGGCAGGTTTTGTTCCGTAGTTCGAGAAGGAAACTGACGGGAAATAGGGATTGCTGATATCGAGTACGGTAACTCCAAAGGAGCCGGCAGCAAGATAAACAGCGCTGTCTTTCATAGCAATCCTGGTGGAATAACCCCGCACATTGTCGGTTGTGATGGACACAGTTTGAGGACTGTTCGGATTGGCATAGTTTACAATCATCAATCCACCCTCGCCCTGTGCGATAAAAATCAGTGTGTCTTTTTTAATCACATCCTGTGCTGTGCCGGGTGTGGTAAATTTACTTACAATGGAATATCCGCCTGAGATATCAGGAGAAATGATTGATTCAGGGTCGTGTGGTTTTCCGCAACTCATGAACCACAATGAACTGATCACTAAAAGTGCAACTAATTTATTCATTTTCATGTTGTTAATTATTGTCTGTGATTATTATAATTTAATGCTGTATCTGGCTTCCAATCCTACCTGGTTTTGCCTGTAATCTTTCTCATCCGAAATGTACCAGTCGTTTAACCGGGAACTGGAACCGGAGTCTCTGTAGTACCAGTTGTAAAATGCTGATAGTGACCATTTCTTGTTCAATTCGATATCATATGTAAAATAAAAGCGGAGGTTATCATCAACCCTGCCTGCATGCAAAGGGTCTACCTCCACATATTGCTCCGTAAGGTAGTATCTCTTATAGATTACACACTCACCTTTAATGCTGTGGTTTAGTTTTTTTATGCGAGGTAACGTCCAGATTAAGCCGCCGGTAAATCCATCTTCATCAAAGGAAGCATCCGGGTCATCTGAATGATATTTACTCTCATCGGGCTGATCATAACCTTTAGCGTCGGAATGGGTAAACTGATACATCAGCTCAAGTCTGAGTTTCTTGTGCAAAGGCTGAAATAACTTGATGCGATAAAGGGTATTATCGCTGTCATACTCAGTGTAGTGCTCGTTATGATAATAAGTCTGGTAATTAAAGGTGAACATCACCCTTGAATTTTTGAAGAACGTGTTCTGAACATAGAAGCCGTATGTATCCTTCGAAAATGAATAGGGTTGGAAAGTTATGGGAGTGTAGCCGTAGACATCCACCCAGTCGTCGTCGCGAAAATGGCGAATGTAAAAGGTAGGAATGTAACTATAGAACACTTTGATGCTGGCACGTTTGGCAAAATTTTGCCGGAACCCCAAATTGAAATTACTCCAGTTGTTGATATCATTAATTAAATAAAGATTGTAAGTAAATCCGCCATCCACAGTCGATAGCTTTTTCCCAAAAATCCGGAATGGTTTTGCAAAGGTAATGGACGGAGAAACAACTACATCATCATAGGTATCAACATGAAACCTTCCTTCATCCATACCATTCATAAAGCGATTAAGGTATTTTTCGGAATACTTCAGAATGTTGTCATCATACATGGTACCTATCCCGAAGTCCACATCGAGGCCTAAGCCTTTGCTCTTTTTCTCCTGGGAAATCTTTTTTGTAGTGGTTTGCTTTTTCTTTTGGGTTGCAGTCTGCGCAAAAAGTTCACCAGCCTGGAAGCCCAAAAGCAGGATAATTAAAACAATCCAGGGCTTACACCGGAAGTGCGCTATATTAGGTTTTTCATTGTTCATCTTTAAACGTATTAGTTAAATATCAAGCATGAAAACTGCTATTTACCAAGTTTTACATCTTTTTTTGGAATCAGCATTCGGCCCAGCACGGTATTTTTATCTTCATCGAGGGGGTATATTTCATAAACATGTTTACCTTTTGGTACTTCGATTACAAATTCACAAGGTTTACCAGGAATCAGTTTAGAATTGTCCCTGTAAACTGCCTCTTCCGAATGTGTGCTGCTCAGTTGGTAAGTATTCAGAATGGCATCATTGTCCCTGACCTGCAGGCGGTAATGGATTCTGCCTTTCATATTGAAGTGATTTTCGATACGTGTGAGTACACGCAACTCTGTGGGACCGGTGATTTCGACTTTCAGCGGTTTTTGCTTCGAGAAACGATAATATTTCACATTGGTTTCTTTCGAAATCAGCTCAACAGGCTCAGAAGGCGCATTGGGTGAATAGGAAATCCATTCCAGTTTTTGACCTTTGGTTGGGGTAAAGAGGTAACGGGCTTCCACATGGACAGATGCATCCGACAAGAAGAACTCGATTGTGTGGGAACCTCTGCCAAGTGCAATCTCGATTTCTTTACCCTGCGCAGGGACTCCGGAAATATCGCCAGCATAGGAAGCAGCTTCAGCACGAGTAGCGCCGGATATTTTCGAATATTGAGGTATGCCTCCGTTAACAACATACCTGATCTGGTAGGTTGCCTTACTTTCTTTCGTTGGCGACAGTCTGGCCCTGGTTATTATCCGCAGCTTCCCGGGTCCATTCACACTGATCACCGAAGCCTTTTCACTGCTCAGCGAGTAATAATAACTTGTTTTTCCCGAAACCAGAATTGTTACCCTGTTTTTATAATTAGCAGGTTTAATTAGTGTAGATTTTCCGGTGGTCTGAGCCATGGTTCCTGTAAGCCCGATCAACAGAATTAATAATAGTGAGATCGATTTTTTCATTTGCCTGTTTTTTTGGATGATTTTTTATGGATCATTTGATTAAAGATCATACTGACTATCGTCAGATGGCGATTTATCAATGGGATTTATTGTACTCACAATCTCAGTGCCCAGCTGATGCTGCTTCATTTCGCTGATATAAACCAGTATGATTACAATAACCAGAATAGCAGTAGCAATGGCAGTGGTTGTGATATCGTACTTTCGTTGAGTAAAAATTCCACCGTCGCCAGGTTCGGGCAGGGGAACAGGGCTTTCCGGAAGTCCATAATCAGTAAGCAACTTACTAATATTCAACAGGTGGATGATGGGGATTTTTTTTCTTCCCATTTCAATAATCACCCCCTGAGCAGGAAAGTTGCGCATCGGAAGATATTCTGTCAGACCTGCAGGAATCAATTTCCCATTCACCGGGCTACCCAAACTGGCAATTCCACCGCCAACATTGATGAATGCTTTAATGGGTTGTCCACCTGCTTGTTGTTCATAGATTTCAAGTCTTTTGGAAATACTTCCTTCGATATGATTTTCATAAATCAACTCCACATTGTTTCGCCCGATGGCATTTTTGATCAGATCACGTCCTTCGGGACTTAACCCCCTCCCAATATCCGATCCACCACCAATTGAGGCTGCAACAGACCTGGAATGAAAAATACCGGATTCGTAAAGCACAGTTTCCATGTCAAGCCAGGTGAAGTAGGGGTCATTTGCTCCAAAATTGGAAGAGCCAACAGATGTTATAATGACAGGATTCATCCGAAGCGCCTCAAGCGCTGCCATCACAGCAATATTCAGCCCGGGGAAAGAACCGGTGAAGGCTACTGCTACGTGATCATTCTGGCGCAAATCGGCATCTTTGAGGAACTGCACAACAAGCGCTGCAAAGTTAGGATTTGTGGAGGAGAGTTTTGCCTCGATTTCTCCCCGGTCAGTAGTAATTAGCGTAAATTCCTGGCCAATTAAAGCAGTTTGATTGGGATCGTTCACCACATCAATAAAAACCCCTTTTTCGAGCCTAAAATTCTTCAATTGATTCGCAGCCGCCTGGCAAAGTTGGGCTGCTTCAAGTTTTTGGTCATAGTAATCCTGCTTCTGATCAATTTTCCCATTTTCAACAGCAATCAGTGCCAGTAAAGCCAGC contains these protein-coding regions:
- a CDS encoding NAD(P)H-dependent oxidoreductase subunit E codes for the protein MTNTDLLVKDLVHQHGKKRNSLMAVLQGVVKEERFLSEDALIAVAREFDLSAADVYGTASFYTFLDTIPRGKNIIRVCKTITCHMKGKDEVLLALENMLKVKAGETTHDRKFTLLTANCLGWCHKGPVMLVNDEVYPELTPQKAIEIIEEYSRH
- a CDS encoding DUF1624 domain-containing protein; the encoded protein is MSNKPTEKQRFDFIDRFRGFIGVLMLLGHTSYYFNAIWKSLDPFDPLFPSLPQFLLRYAGYLCAPGFLMMAGAMVWWSYNQRRAKGSSDWSARWHFLQRGLFLVLIQMTWVNSSWGGFERFLPWHLGIIASIGISMILLTLVINTPWYVRLMIGLAALLTHPFLLGISYNTEVVWENTLMQTFVVSGDFNKYPVLPWFALALLGSVMANGWLKLWKTDGRRIAMGLGIASASFALAIFIRMQRGFGNIEPFSDFFSYSFLIDQKYPPSLFMNLWFFALVVLGVTIFIAIGKVAPNLLKIFSIPGKVPMFFYGIHLAILGVFTRIFPSIYREGGVTTALIGLAIMLLIMLPLCKWFYGVKRRSNNFIIQMI
- a CDS encoding NADH-quinone oxidoreductase subunit E, with the protein product MEKVLKKVDIIFENGDDYNPMAILENELSRPGDEIILDLIDSGLKGRGGAGFLTGLKWKFTRNEDNDVKYVICNADEGEPGTFKDREILDTVPEKVLVGMAICSHAIGAKEGYIYLRGEYNFLLKKLQHKIDEFNRAIEERGMDFKIYLRSGSGAYVCGEESALFESMEGYRGEPRNKPPYPTVSGYNNKPTVINNVETLVYVTMISKLGPEKFKELGTKDSRGSKVFSVSGDTPIPGIYELELGMLLGQFVDEFADGDAKAVQVGGASGNCVPRKKFADTIIGFEGIPTGGSMMIFNSTRSMYNVLHDYLEFFTEESCGQCTPCRVGCQQLLKGIEAVKRGEKPPAYLDDLKKLTATMKIAAKCGLGQSVSNPFNSIVDNFREEIIY
- a CDS encoding (2Fe-2S)-binding protein, which codes for MSKYHVNLKINNIPVQVEEGTTILQAARKVNIRIPTLCDHPDLHVAGNCRVCVVEVKGARLLSAACATPVSEGMEIITNSKKVRTSRKHIIELLLSEHNADCTKCFKNGHCELQNLASEYRVGDHVFLNLVKEKDKIPDISSPSIVKDNSKCIRCQRCVRTCADLQAVSALAVVNKGEHQRISSFLNKPMHDVVCTNCGQCINRCPTGALTERNYIEEVWDHIYDPNKFVVVQTAPAVRVALAESLGFDPGLRVTGKLVSALRKIGFNKVLDTDFTADLTIIEEGTELLTRLKKALVDKDEKVVLPMMTSCSPGWIKFQEHIFPNMLDNLSTCKSPQQMFGALAKTYYAQKVNIKAQDMIVVSIMPCTAKKYEAARPEMRDSGYQDVDYVLTTRELAMMIRQAGIDFEKLEDDHYDSILGESTGAAVIFGATGGVMEAALRTAYEIVTGRPVPFKNLNITAVRGMEGVKEATIPISNVKPEWSFLEGANLKVAVAHGLANAKELMEKVEKGQAEYHFIEVMGCPGGCLGGGGQPIPTSPAIREKRAQAIYAEDESMILRKSHEN
- the pgsW gene encoding poly-gamma-glutamate system protein, which codes for MKFRAKSSLVLGLLFLLALLALIAVENGKIDQKQDYYDQKLEAAQLCQAAANQLKNFRLEKGVFIDVVNDPNQTALIGQEFTLITTDRGEIEAKLSSTNPNFAALVVQFLKDADLRQNDHVAVAFTGSFPGLNIAVMAALEALRMNPVIITSVGSSNFGANDPYFTWLDMETVLYESGIFHSRSVAASIGGGSDIGRGLSPEGRDLIKNAIGRNNVELIYENHIEGSISKRLEIYEQQAGGQPIKAFINVGGGIASLGSPVNGKLIPAGLTEYLPMRNFPAQGVIIEMGRKKIPIIHLLNISKLLTDYGLPESPVPLPEPGDGGIFTQRKYDITTTAIATAILVIVIILVYISEMKQHQLGTEIVSTINPIDKSPSDDSQYDL